One segment of Thermodesulfovibrionales bacterium DNA contains the following:
- a CDS encoding HlyD family secretion protein → MTAHYKETQLEKTKVGQKVEIKVDTYPGKKFKGTVESIMAGTDSVFSLFPPEKAKGNFAKVVQRVPVKIIFDKDTDKEHVLRR, encoded by the coding sequence ATTACGGCGCATTACAAAGAGACCCAGCTGGAAAAGACAAAGGTCGGGCAGAAGGTGGAGATAAAAGTCGATACTTATCCCGGCAAGAAGTTCAAAGGAACGGTCGAGAGCATTATGGCAGGAACAGACTCTGTCTTCTCCCTCTTCCCTCCTGAGAAAGCAAAAGGGAATTTCGCGAAGGTAGTTCAGAGGGTGCCCGTAAAGATTATTTTTGATAAAGACACGGACAAGGAGCATGTTCTAAGGAGATGA
- a CDS encoding cold-shock protein — MPFEGKVKWFNETKGYGFIQQDNGPDVFVHYSAISNEGFKTLAEGQRVQFDVVEGDKGLKAANVMKI, encoded by the coding sequence ATGCCGTTCGAAGGGAAAGTCAAGTGGTTTAATGAAACTAAGGGGTATGGTTTCATCCAGCAGGACAACGGACCGGACGTATTCGTCCATTATTCGGCAATCTCTAATGAGGGGTTCAAGACCCTTGCCGAAGGCCAGAGGGTCCAGTTCGATGTCGTTGAAGGAGACAAGGGACTAAAAGCAGCAAATGTTATGAAGATATAG
- a CDS encoding 4Fe-4S dicluster domain-containing protein: MAIRNIIEIDEEKCNGCGQCIVDCAEAALQIVNGKAKLVKEIYCDGLGACIGGCPTGALRIVQREADPFDEKATEIHVDKIKTPKEELSGCPGTRAVDFSQKAETDVSKDEGDTKPQLMNWPIQLKLVPTNAPFLKDGDLLLAADCAAFSTINVHSRFIRGKILLIACPKLDDSKYYYEKLTELFKVNSVKSITILRMEVPCCGGLAYLVKEALKASGKDIPYKEVVVGIKGEILSEGKTPNAPKMERA, encoded by the coding sequence ATGGCAATAAGGAACATCATAGAGATCGATGAAGAGAAGTGCAACGGATGCGGTCAGTGCATTGTCGACTGTGCGGAGGCTGCCCTCCAGATCGTGAACGGCAAGGCAAAGCTTGTGAAGGAGATATACTGCGACGGGCTTGGCGCCTGCATTGGCGGATGCCCTACGGGCGCTCTCAGGATTGTGCAGAGGGAAGCCGACCCCTTTGACGAGAAAGCAACAGAAATACATGTTGACAAAATAAAAACCCCGAAAGAGGAGCTTTCAGGATGCCCCGGTACAAGGGCTGTCGACTTCTCCCAGAAGGCTGAGACTGATGTCAGCAAGGATGAGGGTGATACGAAACCTCAGCTGATGAACTGGCCTATACAGTTGAAACTAGTCCCGACGAACGCGCCCTTTCTCAAGGATGGAGATCTCCTCCTGGCAGCGGACTGCGCGGCATTTTCGACGATCAATGTTCACAGCCGTTTCATCAGGGGTAAGATACTCCTTATAGCGTGCCCGAAACTCGACGATTCGAAGTACTATTATGAAAAGCTTACGGAGCTCTTCAAGGTCAATTCGGTGAAGAGCATAACCATACTCAGAATGGAAGTCCCGTGCTGCGGCGGATTGGCTTATCTCGTCAAAGAGGCCCTGAAGGCATCAGGGAAGGACATCCCCTATAAGGAAGTTGTTGTCGGAATCAAGGGTGAGATTTTAAGCGAAGGCAAGACGCCGAATGCTCCCAAGATGGAGCGGGCATAA
- the pyrF gene encoding orotidine-5'-phosphate decarboxylase: MPAKEKIILALDVSDGMQAIELMETFRDHVNIFKVGLELFVSAGSGIVDEFHKRGKRVFLDLKFHDIPNTVSRAAMAATRLGVFMFNIHTTGGLDMMRRCREAVVELCLKENIERPKILGVTVLTGLTQDALRNELGVQHSLKTHVKHLSKLAHEAGLDGVVASGHEAASIRDHLGKKFLIITPGIRASWSPPDDQRRTVTPRQAIREGADYLVLGRTVFNQPDPLKALELITTEVLTA; encoded by the coding sequence GTGCCGGCAAAGGAGAAGATCATCCTCGCCCTCGATGTTTCCGACGGCATGCAGGCCATCGAGCTTATGGAGACCTTCAGGGACCATGTGAACATATTCAAGGTGGGCCTCGAATTGTTCGTCTCCGCGGGATCCGGTATTGTGGACGAGTTCCATAAGAGAGGGAAAAGGGTCTTCCTCGATCTCAAGTTCCATGATATTCCGAACACTGTTTCCAGGGCAGCGATGGCAGCAACAAGGCTCGGCGTATTCATGTTCAACATCCATACAACGGGCGGCCTTGACATGATGAGGAGATGCAGGGAGGCTGTTGTTGAATTGTGCCTGAAAGAGAATATCGAGAGGCCGAAGATTCTGGGAGTAACGGTTCTTACCGGACTTACCCAGGATGCACTCAGAAATGAACTCGGCGTCCAGCACAGTCTGAAGACCCATGTAAAGCACCTTTCAAAATTGGCTCATGAAGCTGGTCTTGACGGTGTTGTGGCGTCAGGCCATGAGGCTGCGTCGATACGGGACCATCTTGGCAAGAAATTTCTCATCATCACACCCGGGATCAGGGCATCCTGGAGTCCTCCCGACGACCAGAGGCGGACTGTTACGCCCCGCCAGGCAATCAGGGAAGGCGCCGATTATCTGGTCCTCGGGAGGACGGTCTTCAATCAGCCCGATCCCCTGAAGGCCCTCGAGTTGATCACGACTGAAGTCCTCACCGCGTAA
- a CDS encoding CopG family antitoxin — MKKLPEFKTEEAEIRFWETHSIADYWDELEEGREIFRRPKLTPITLKFDPLVLKKIKMLARKRGISYNAYIRYLVAKSVEKEMLPAGR; from the coding sequence ATGAAGAAACTTCCAGAATTTAAGACAGAAGAGGCAGAAATAAGATTTTGGGAAACGCACTCGATTGCCGACTACTGGGATGAGCTTGAAGAAGGCAGGGAGATTTTTAGGAGACCCAAGCTTACTCCGATTACCCTGAAGTTCGACCCGCTCGTGCTGAAGAAGATCAAAATGCTTGCGCGCAAAAGGGGGATTTCCTACAATGCGTATATACGCTATTTGGTCGCCAAAAGCGTTGAGAAGGAAATGCTTCCCGCAGGCCGCTAA
- a CDS encoding MarC family protein, producing the protein MPDILKNIISAFIPIFVAIDIFAVLPIFISMTEGMSHEKIRAVERDSVITAIVVGLSFTALGEAIFNTLSITVNDFKIAGGLVLLIFAVLDLMGHTGTRQQPAGKWGVVPMGVPLIVGPAVLTTILVLIDHYGIFATVASFVINLAVVWIALRSAQKIVHILGRGGILAVSKIMALLLASIAVMMIRLGIENIVRGHAM; encoded by the coding sequence ATGCCGGATATCCTCAAAAACATCATCTCTGCCTTTATTCCGATCTTTGTGGCCATCGACATCTTTGCCGTTCTTCCGATATTCATATCCATGACTGAAGGGATGTCGCACGAGAAGATCAGGGCCGTCGAGAGGGACTCCGTCATCACCGCCATTGTCGTCGGTCTCAGTTTCACGGCCTTGGGAGAAGCCATATTCAATACGCTCAGCATAACCGTAAACGATTTCAAGATTGCCGGAGGCTTGGTGCTCCTCATCTTTGCGGTACTCGACCTCATGGGACATACGGGAACGAGGCAGCAGCCTGCAGGGAAATGGGGTGTTGTACCGATGGGAGTTCCGCTCATTGTGGGACCTGCGGTCCTGACCACGATCCTCGTCCTCATTGACCATTATGGGATCTTCGCGACCGTCGCCTCCTTCGTCATAAATCTTGCCGTCGTCTGGATTGCGCTAAGGTCCGCTCAGAAGATCGTCCATATCCTCGGAAGGGGAGGAATCCTGGCAGTCTCCAAGATCATGGCGCTTCTCCTCGCCTCAATAGCGGTCATGATGATCCGCCTCGGCATCGAGAATATTGTCAGGGGCCATGCCATGTGA
- a CDS encoding PilZ domain-containing protein encodes MEKRSSRRITVNLRAERISGDQNYTVFLENVSENGIHMITTPADIHKKYAPGTKVVLKFRLPSGEVLNLGCRVRWAHYRIPPDKSTDSIGLEIIEKPERYVEFVRSLHQPSPHDIKTR; translated from the coding sequence ATGGAAAAGAGGAGTTCCAGGAGAATAACGGTCAACCTCAGGGCAGAGCGTATCTCCGGAGACCAGAACTACACGGTCTTCCTTGAAAACGTCTCAGAGAACGGCATCCATATGATAACAACGCCTGCAGATATCCACAAGAAATATGCTCCCGGCACAAAGGTCGTCCTGAAATTCCGCCTCCCCTCGGGAGAGGTCCTCAATCTCGGATGCAGAGTGCGATGGGCCCATTACAGGATCCCTCCTGACAAATCAACCGACAGCATAGGCCTCGAGATCATCGAAAAGCCAGAGAGATACGTCGAATTCGTAAGATCACTCCATCAGCCTTCGCCGCACGATATCAAGACCCGCTAA
- the dcd gene encoding dCTP deaminase: protein MVKNDRWIREMASKGMITPFEERQKREGVISSGVSSYGYDMRISDEFKIFTNINTTIVDPKDFDPKSFVDFKGDICIVPPNSFVLGSSVEYFRIPRDVIVICLGKSTYARCGMVVNVTPLEPEWEGHVTIEISNTTPLPAKIYANEGIAQLLFLTGSEVCETSYADKAGKYQAQRGITLPRM, encoded by the coding sequence ATGGTAAAGAACGACAGGTGGATACGGGAGATGGCCTCAAAGGGGATGATAACGCCCTTTGAAGAGCGGCAGAAACGTGAAGGAGTAATATCTTCAGGCGTGAGCTCCTACGGCTACGACATGAGGATATCCGATGAGTTCAAGATCTTCACGAACATCAATACGACGATCGTTGATCCCAAGGACTTCGACCCTAAGAGTTTTGTGGACTTCAAAGGTGACATATGCATTGTCCCTCCCAACTCCTTTGTCCTCGGCTCTTCTGTCGAATACTTCAGGATCCCCAGGGATGTGATTGTCATCTGCCTCGGGAAGTCGACCTATGCGAGGTGCGGGATGGTCGTTAACGTGACCCCCCTTGAGCCTGAGTGGGAAGGCCATGTGACGATCGAGATATCGAACACGACGCCTCTCCCCGCAAAGATATATGCAAATGAAGGTATCGCCCAACTCCTCTTTCTGACGGGCTCGGAGGTCTGCGAGACTTCATACGCAGACAAGGCAGGGAAGTACCAGGCACAGAGGGGCATCACCCTGCCGAGGATGTAG
- a CDS encoding RNA methyltransferase, which translates to MDDWKGNIYFILVEPREPGNIGASARAIKNMGFRNLCLVKPQAGMSEEGRWFARNAHDVLDSAERFSSLEKAMRDKALVVGTTRRTGKRRGVILPVETGASRIYNAARNNKVAILFGREARGLFNAEVDECGFMITIPSSAMQPSLNLAQAVLIIAYELSKCAQVLKNETGKGRKRKPDNSTLKDDLIAHGEVDRLYARISGVLELLQYIPKGDRNLREKIIANLKHFIGRAGITEWELNMLHGVCTQIKKKIGER; encoded by the coding sequence ATGGACGACTGGAAGGGAAACATATACTTTATCCTCGTGGAACCGAGGGAACCCGGCAATATCGGCGCCTCTGCAAGGGCGATTAAGAATATGGGATTCAGAAACCTCTGTCTTGTGAAGCCTCAGGCCGGGATGTCGGAAGAGGGGAGATGGTTCGCCCGCAATGCCCATGATGTCCTTGACTCTGCAGAGAGGTTTTCTTCGCTCGAAAAGGCGATGAGAGACAAAGCGCTCGTAGTGGGAACGACCCGGAGGACAGGGAAGAGACGCGGCGTGATACTCCCTGTCGAAACAGGGGCGTCAAGGATTTACAACGCCGCAAGAAACAATAAAGTCGCCATACTCTTCGGGAGGGAGGCGAGAGGACTCTTCAACGCCGAGGTTGACGAGTGCGGTTTTATGATCACCATCCCGAGCAGCGCAATGCAGCCTTCCCTCAATCTTGCACAGGCAGTCCTCATCATCGCATATGAACTCTCAAAATGCGCGCAAGTGCTAAAGAATGAAACCGGCAAGGGCCGAAAGAGAAAGCCGGACAACTCGACACTGAAAGATGACCTGATTGCTCATGGAGAGGTCGACCGGTTATACGCGAGGATCTCAGGCGTGCTGGAGCTCCTTCAATACATTCCGAAGGGCGACAGGAATCTCAGGGAAAAGATCATCGCCAACCTGAAGCACTTCATCGGCAGGGCAGGCATTACCGAGTGGGAGCTGAACATGCTTCACGGCGTCTGCACCCAGATCAAGAAGAAGATCGGAGAGAGGTGA
- a CDS encoding metallophosphoesterase encodes MILGIISDSHDDMASIAWAVDLFNARGASHVIHAGDIISPFTFEVFRELVCPFTGIFGNNDGDKLLLREKSGGTIHKQPYIMTLQGKKIVILHEPDLVAALGESGDFDIVIYGHTHRPDVRKMTNVLVVNPGKLARLNKGKATLALLDMDSMEAEIITLP; translated from the coding sequence ATGATCCTCGGCATAATCTCAGACTCGCATGACGACATGGCATCAATAGCGTGGGCCGTCGATCTCTTCAATGCCAGGGGAGCTTCTCACGTCATTCATGCCGGAGACATCATCTCACCCTTCACCTTCGAGGTCTTCCGGGAACTGGTCTGCCCATTCACGGGCATCTTCGGCAACAATGATGGCGACAAGCTTCTCCTGAGGGAGAAATCCGGCGGAACTATTCATAAGCAGCCTTACATCATGACGCTCCAGGGAAAGAAGATCGTTATCCTCCATGAACCCGATCTCGTTGCGGCCCTCGGGGAAAGCGGAGACTTCGACATCGTCATTTATGGGCATACGCACAGGCCCGACGTGCGAAAGATGACCAACGTCCTTGTCGTGAACCCCGGGAAACTCGCGAGACTCAACAAGGGGAAAGCGACCCTTGCCCTCCTCGATATGGATTCGATGGAGGCGGAGATTATCACGCTTCCATAA
- a CDS encoding PAS domain S-box protein: MSGLPGRNRAEENLLFTQFAVDHAVDGITWIGKDGRFRYVNDAFCRSLGYSRDELLSMTVHDIDPHFPKERWVAHWEELRRLGRSVIETVHRTKDGGEIPVEIAVNHHEFGEEEYHCSFIRNITERKKVEEALKKARTTAEDEKAKTMSILSAIGDGISIQDRDYRIIYQNHAAKKLVGDHVGEYCYKAYQGRESACEGCHIAMSFGDGDVHKKEQHRVTDEGMRYYDIISSPLRNSAGEIVACVEAVRDITEQRKVQALISSGKKQWQETFDVINDAITIHDRDFTVIRANKAAQAILGLSFREIIGQKCHRLYHGLDSPPEGCASCLSLKTGKPSTFETFEPHLGKYLEIKAFPQVDEKNEVVRLVHVIRDITEHKKMETEVLKAQKLESIGILAGGIAHDFNNLLQAMMGNISLAKMLTNPKEKTFPLLEEAEKASEQAKELSYRLLTFSKGGDPVRCITPVEDILRESVSLCLSGSNVAAKLSLPEDLDPVEVDRGQMNQVFNNLFINAKEAMPEGGTIEISAANVRITGRTEVPLKEGQYVKISVKDCGTGIPEEHLPKIFDPYFSTKERGSEKGMGLGLAICYSIIAKHGGHIAVESTVGVGTTFRIYLPASAKKTAGGKPGIQGGLPAGLGRVLFMDDDERVRRITGAMLQQVGYAVEFARNGEEAIERYRREKEAGKRIDAVILDLTVQGGMGGEKALRRLLAIDPEIKAVISSGYADDPVMKDFRAYGFVAAIAKPYTVEKLRELLGKL; encoded by the coding sequence GTGAGCGGATTACCTGGGCGCAATCGGGCAGAAGAGAATCTACTCTTCACCCAGTTCGCGGTCGATCACGCGGTTGACGGCATTACCTGGATAGGAAAAGACGGGCGTTTCAGGTATGTCAATGATGCCTTCTGCCGGTCTCTCGGTTACTCGCGGGATGAATTATTGTCCATGACGGTTCACGATATCGATCCACATTTTCCGAAGGAGCGATGGGTCGCCCATTGGGAGGAGCTAAGAAGGCTCGGGCGCAGCGTCATTGAGACCGTCCATCGGACAAAAGACGGAGGGGAAATCCCTGTCGAAATTGCCGTCAACCATCATGAATTCGGCGAGGAAGAGTACCATTGCTCTTTTATCCGCAATATCACAGAACGTAAAAAAGTGGAAGAGGCGTTGAAGAAAGCCAGGACCACGGCTGAAGATGAGAAGGCGAAGACAATGTCCATTCTTTCTGCCATCGGTGACGGTATCAGCATTCAGGACAGGGATTACAGAATCATATACCAGAATCATGCTGCTAAGAAGCTTGTTGGAGATCACGTTGGAGAATACTGTTACAAGGCGTACCAGGGCAGGGAGAGCGCTTGTGAAGGCTGCCATATCGCCATGTCCTTTGGAGACGGAGACGTCCATAAGAAGGAGCAACACAGAGTCACCGATGAGGGAATGCGATACTATGACATCATCTCATCTCCCTTGAGAAACTCAGCAGGGGAGATCGTAGCATGCGTCGAGGCGGTCAGAGACATAACCGAGCAGAGGAAGGTGCAGGCTTTGATTTCCTCGGGCAAGAAGCAGTGGCAAGAAACCTTTGATGTGATCAACGACGCAATAACGATTCATGACAGGGATTTTACGGTCATACGAGCGAATAAGGCCGCCCAAGCAATACTCGGATTGTCATTCAGAGAAATCATAGGACAGAAGTGTCATCGACTGTATCATGGATTGGATTCTCCCCCGGAAGGCTGTGCCAGTTGCCTCTCTTTGAAGACAGGCAAGCCCTCCACCTTTGAGACCTTTGAACCCCACCTAGGCAAATATCTTGAGATAAAGGCATTTCCGCAGGTGGATGAAAAAAATGAAGTCGTCAGGTTGGTGCATGTTATAAGGGACATCACAGAGCACAAGAAGATGGAGACAGAGGTATTGAAGGCTCAGAAACTCGAATCGATCGGCATCCTTGCCGGGGGAATAGCCCATGATTTCAACAATCTCCTTCAGGCAATGATGGGAAATATTTCCCTCGCCAAGATGTTGACGAATCCGAAGGAAAAGACGTTCCCTCTCTTGGAAGAAGCAGAAAAGGCGTCCGAGCAGGCAAAGGAATTGAGCTACAGGCTCCTAACGTTCAGCAAGGGAGGTGACCCTGTACGATGCATAACCCCTGTGGAAGACATCCTCAGGGAATCCGTCAGCCTCTGCCTGAGTGGATCGAATGTTGCCGCCAAACTGAGTCTTCCTGAGGACCTTGATCCTGTTGAGGTGGACAGGGGGCAAATGAACCAGGTCTTCAACAATCTCTTCATCAACGCGAAAGAGGCGATGCCCGAGGGTGGGACAATTGAGATCAGCGCGGCCAATGTCAGGATAACGGGACGCACCGAAGTCCCTCTCAAGGAGGGGCAGTATGTGAAGATCTCTGTGAAAGACTGTGGCACCGGTATCCCCGAAGAGCATCTCCCGAAGATCTTCGATCCCTATTTCTCGACCAAGGAAAGGGGAAGCGAGAAAGGCATGGGACTCGGTCTCGCAATCTGCTACTCAATCATTGCGAAACATGGAGGACATATCGCAGTCGAATCCACGGTGGGAGTCGGCACCACATTCCGTATCTATCTCCCGGCCAGTGCGAAGAAGACCGCAGGAGGGAAACCAGGGATACAGGGAGGTCTCCCCGCTGGCTTGGGACGGGTCTTGTTCATGGATGACGACGAAAGGGTGAGACGGATAACCGGCGCCATGTTGCAGCAAGTGGGATATGCCGTTGAGTTTGCGAGGAACGGGGAAGAGGCTATTGAGCGGTACCGGAGAGAGAAGGAAGCAGGGAAGAGGATTGATGCGGTAATTCTCGATCTCACCGTGCAGGGTGGCATGGGTGGAGAGAAGGCTCTCAGGAGACTCCTTGCGATAGACCCTGAGATAAAGGCGGTTATATCGAGCGGCTATGCTGATGACCCTGTCATGAAGGACTTCAGGGCTTACGGGTTTGTGGCTGCCATAGCAAAGCCCTATACCGTCGAAAAGCTGAGGGAACTTCTCGGAAAACTCTAA